Proteins encoded together in one Gemmatimonadales bacterium window:
- a CDS encoding PIG-L family deacetylase — translation MGHRASRARRLALAAWLVVVAAPGVRAQPLRPAGTGGLPALDRALRGLDQNRRVLVIGAHPDDEDTELLTFLARGTGADAAYLSLSRGEGGQNLIGSELGETLGLLRTEELLAARGVDGAHQYFTRAFDFGFSKTLDETLRFWPSDTLLADVLRVIRRFRPQVVVSIFSGTPRDGHGQHQAAGRVAREAFDLLRDSTWGPRKLYRSTRFDTAGTTVRLESGVLDPDAGQSYHQLAMAARSLHRSQDMGRLQDLGPSVTRLMLVEDLTGRGAGGVFAGVDTALAPPLARYATLIDSARTTLTPSAPGRIVPLLAAALGELRRYAPPAFRAAKEPVLEEALATAAGVVADAIADDSRVVAGERLAVVAALWSAEGRSAPLDSASLTAPAGWAVEGGGSTAAPTAGGVFSALGRDVPARRFAVTVPGDAPLSEPYFLTHPLAGALYDWSAAPQDERGEPFGPPPILARLSTTIAGVPVTLAREVTYRYDDEVRGETRRPLFVVPAVGVEVAPREMTWPAASDGAREVTVTLTNGRRERTEGSVGLELPDGWPAVPPVPFRLEGEDAQRAYTFEVRAPRDGRPGAYVIRAVAAVGAERYDRASELVDYPHIRPVAFVRRATLRIQLADLALPVLARVGYVRGAADQVPEALQSVGVPVAVLTAADLERGDLSRYDAIVVGSRAYQTDPSLVAANGRLLDYARQGGRLIVQYQQYPFVRGGYAPFPFTIANPHDRVTDETAPVTELDPANPLFHRPNDLGASDWDGWVQERGLYFAHTWDSAYHPLLQTGDGGEKLDGGLLVARLGKGLYVYTGLSFFRQLPANVPGAYRLFANLLALRPSDVPVAPRDVP, via the coding sequence ATGGGTCATCGCGCGTCGCGTGCACGCCGCCTGGCGCTCGCCGCCTGGCTCGTCGTCGTCGCCGCCCCGGGGGTGCGGGCGCAGCCGCTCCGGCCCGCGGGCACCGGCGGCCTGCCGGCGCTGGATCGCGCGCTGCGCGGCCTCGACCAGAACCGGCGGGTGCTGGTGATCGGGGCGCATCCCGACGACGAGGACACCGAGCTCCTCACCTTCCTCGCGCGCGGCACCGGGGCGGACGCGGCGTACCTGTCGCTGTCGCGCGGCGAGGGCGGGCAGAACCTCATCGGATCGGAGCTCGGCGAGACGCTCGGGCTGCTGCGGACCGAGGAGCTGCTCGCGGCGCGCGGCGTGGACGGTGCGCACCAGTACTTCACGCGCGCCTTCGACTTCGGATTCTCCAAGACCCTCGACGAGACGCTGCGCTTCTGGCCGAGCGACACGCTGCTGGCCGACGTGCTGCGCGTCATCCGCCGCTTCCGGCCGCAAGTCGTCGTCTCGATCTTCTCCGGGACGCCGCGCGACGGGCACGGGCAGCACCAGGCCGCCGGCCGGGTCGCGCGCGAGGCGTTCGACCTCCTCCGGGACTCGACCTGGGGGCCGCGCAAGCTGTACCGGTCCACCCGCTTCGACACGGCCGGCACGACGGTGCGGCTGGAGTCCGGCGTCCTCGACCCGGACGCCGGCCAGTCCTATCACCAGCTCGCGATGGCCGCGCGCAGCCTGCACCGGTCGCAGGACATGGGCCGGCTCCAGGACCTGGGGCCGTCGGTCACGCGGCTGATGCTGGTGGAGGACCTCACGGGCCGCGGCGCGGGCGGCGTGTTCGCCGGCGTCGACACGGCGCTGGCGCCGCCGCTGGCGCGCTACGCGACGCTCATCGACTCCGCGCGCACGACGCTCACCCCGAGCGCGCCGGGACGGATCGTGCCGCTTCTCGCGGCCGCCCTCGGCGAGCTGCGGCGGTACGCGCCGCCCGCGTTCCGCGCGGCCAAGGAGCCGGTGCTGGAGGAGGCGCTGGCCACGGCGGCCGGGGTGGTCGCGGACGCGATCGCCGACGATTCGCGGGTGGTGGCGGGGGAGCGACTCGCCGTGGTCGCGGCGCTGTGGAGCGCGGAGGGACGATCGGCGCCGCTCGACAGTGCGTCGCTGACCGCACCCGCGGGATGGGCCGTCGAAGGCGGGGGCAGCACGGCGGCCCCGACGGCGGGCGGCGTCTTCTCGGCCCTCGGGCGCGACGTTCCGGCGCGGCGCTTCGCGGTGACCGTGCCGGGCGACGCGCCGCTGAGCGAGCCGTACTTCCTGACGCATCCGCTCGCCGGGGCCCTGTACGACTGGTCGGCCGCGCCCCAGGACGAGCGCGGCGAGCCGTTCGGGCCGCCTCCGATCCTCGCCCGCCTCTCGACCACGATCGCCGGTGTCCCGGTGACCCTGGCGCGCGAGGTGACCTACCGCTACGACGACGAGGTGCGCGGCGAGACCCGGCGCCCGCTGTTCGTCGTGCCGGCCGTGGGCGTGGAGGTCGCGCCCCGCGAGATGACGTGGCCCGCCGCCTCCGACGGCGCGCGCGAGGTGACCGTGACGCTGACCAACGGCCGGCGCGAGCGCACCGAGGGCAGCGTGGGGCTCGAGCTGCCCGACGGCTGGCCGGCGGTGCCGCCGGTGCCGTTCAGGCTCGAGGGGGAGGACGCGCAGCGCGCCTACACGTTCGAAGTCCGGGCCCCGCGCGACGGGAGGCCGGGGGCCTACGTCATCCGCGCGGTCGCTGCGGTCGGTGCCGAGCGCTACGACCGCGCCTCCGAGCTGGTGGACTACCCGCACATCCGGCCGGTCGCGTTCGTGCGCCGCGCCACGCTCCGGATCCAGCTGGCCGACCTCGCACTCCCGGTCCTCGCGAGGGTCGGCTACGTCCGGGGCGCCGCCGACCAGGTCCCCGAGGCGCTCCAGTCCGTGGGCGTGCCGGTCGCGGTGCTCACGGCCGCGGACCTCGAGCGGGGCGACCTGTCGCGCTACGACGCCATCGTCGTCGGCAGCCGCGCCTACCAGACGGACCCGAGCCTGGTGGCGGCCAACGGGCGCCTGCTCGACTACGCGCGCCAGGGCGGCCGGCTGATCGTGCAGTACCAGCAGTACCCGTTCGTGCGCGGAGGCTACGCGCCCTTTCCGTTCACGATCGCCAACCCGCACGACCGGGTCACGGACGAGACCGCGCCCGTGACCGAGCTCGATCCGGCGAACCCCCTGTTCCACCGGCCCAACGACCTCGGGGCGTCGGATTGGGACGGGTGGGTCCAGGAGCGCGGACTGTACTTCGCCCACACCTGGGACTCCGCGTACCATCCGCTGC
- a CDS encoding aminotransferase class V-fold PLP-dependent enzyme: MATEATLASWRAEFPILGSTTYLISNSLGAMPRGAAAALDRYAQVWAERGVRAWEEGWWEMPVTVGDTVAGLIGAPKGSVTMHQNVTLAEAVVLSCFEPRAPRNRIVFEDGNFHSVQYLYAAQPDLVVTPVPVERLVEAIDERTLLVPVSHVLYKTSYVQDVPAIVEKAHRVGAHVVLDVYHAAGVLPLDVAALDVDFAVGGCLKWLCGGPGNAFLYVRPDLAHLAPRLTGWLGHADPFAFEPPPIRRAEGPFRFLNGTPSIPCLYAAQEGLRILHEVGVARVRAHSLHLTARLLERIDESGFPSLTPREAARRGGTVAVDPPDAEAISRLLLARDILIDYRPGVGIRIAPHFYTTEDECDAVMAEIAALAAGRPALRTTRH, encoded by the coding sequence GTGGCCACCGAGGCGACCCTCGCTTCGTGGCGGGCCGAGTTCCCGATCCTGGGGAGCACGACCTACCTCATCTCCAACTCCCTCGGCGCGATGCCGCGGGGCGCCGCCGCCGCGCTCGACCGGTATGCGCAGGTCTGGGCCGAGCGCGGCGTGCGGGCGTGGGAGGAGGGCTGGTGGGAGATGCCGGTCACCGTCGGCGACACGGTGGCCGGTCTCATCGGCGCGCCGAAGGGCAGCGTGACGATGCACCAGAACGTGACGCTGGCCGAGGCCGTGGTGCTCTCGTGCTTCGAGCCCCGCGCCCCGCGGAACCGGATCGTGTTCGAGGATGGGAACTTCCACTCGGTCCAGTACCTGTACGCCGCGCAGCCCGACCTGGTGGTGACGCCGGTCCCGGTCGAGCGACTGGTCGAGGCGATCGACGAGCGGACGCTGCTCGTGCCCGTCTCGCACGTCCTCTACAAGACCAGCTACGTCCAGGACGTACCGGCGATCGTGGAGAAGGCGCACCGCGTGGGGGCGCACGTCGTGCTGGACGTCTACCACGCCGCGGGCGTCCTGCCCCTCGACGTCGCCGCGCTGGACGTCGACTTCGCGGTCGGCGGCTGTCTCAAGTGGCTGTGCGGCGGCCCGGGGAACGCCTTCCTGTACGTCCGGCCCGACCTGGCGCACCTCGCACCGCGCCTCACCGGGTGGCTGGGTCACGCCGACCCGTTCGCCTTCGAGCCGCCGCCGATCCGCCGCGCCGAGGGGCCGTTCCGGTTTCTCAACGGGACGCCGTCGATCCCCTGCCTGTACGCCGCGCAGGAGGGCCTGCGGATCCTCCACGAGGTCGGGGTGGCGCGGGTGCGCGCGCATTCGCTGCACCTCACGGCGCGGCTCCTCGAGCGAATCGACGAATCCGGCTTCCCGTCGCTGACGCCGCGCGAGGCGGCCCGGCGCGGCGGCACGGTGGCGGTGGACCCGCCCGACGCCGAGGCCATCAGCCGCCTGCTGCTCGCGCGGGACATCCTCATCGACTACCGGCCGGGCGTCGGGATCCGCATCGCGCCGCACTTCTACACCACGGAGGACGAGTGCGACGCGGTCATGGCCGAGATCGCCGCGCTCGCCGCGGGCCGGCCGGCGCTCCGCACCACCCGCCACTGA
- a CDS encoding cyclase family protein, which translates to MPRVFDVSRPVFPGIPVWPGDRPYEHDWTSRLADGAACNVGHIAMSCHTGTHMDAPFHFADGGPTAERIPLEACIGPAVVVPLARLGETRAERVLVRSGGGAASAATIEALPRLLLYGTDAASVDAADSTAFATHRALARRGTVILEGLDLSAVPDGEYQLVALPLPLVGMDGSPARAVLIAP; encoded by the coding sequence ATGCCGCGCGTCTTCGACGTCTCGCGGCCCGTCTTCCCGGGGATCCCCGTGTGGCCGGGCGACCGCCCCTACGAGCACGACTGGACGAGCCGCCTCGCGGACGGCGCCGCGTGCAACGTCGGCCACATCGCGATGAGCTGCCATACGGGCACGCACATGGACGCACCGTTCCACTTCGCGGACGGCGGCCCGACCGCGGAGCGCATCCCGCTGGAGGCCTGCATCGGGCCCGCGGTGGTGGTGCCGCTCGCGCGGCTGGGCGAGACGCGGGCGGAGCGGGTGCTGGTGCGCTCGGGCGGCGGGGCGGCCAGCGCGGCGACGATCGAGGCCCTGCCGAGACTGCTGCTCTACGGCACCGACGCGGCGTCGGTGGACGCGGCGGACAGCACGGCTTTCGCGACGCACCGCGCGCTGGCGCGACGCGGCACCGTGATCCTCGAGGGCTTGGACCTCTCGGCGGTGCCGGACGGCGAGTACCAGCTGGTCGCGCTCCCGCTGCCCCTGGTGGGGATGGACGGGTCGCCGGCGCGCGCCGTGCTGATCGCGCCGTGA